Proteins from a single region of Rhipicephalus sanguineus isolate Rsan-2018 chromosome 5, BIME_Rsan_1.4, whole genome shotgun sequence:
- the LOC119393662 gene encoding cytochrome P450 3A24 isoform X2, giving the protein MELLNLPQWLVLAATAGVLLYLYAARNSSYWKKQGVVHEKFSWLFGPATGILFKLLDFFEPILDNMMATAPVDLWRKIRPSSSPAFTAAKMRRMNDLIQECAKVASGHLKKAAEEEKDLDVKRFYGYYALDVIAKCAFGTELDSHKDAGSEFVTNASKAFSGSINLAVILFVLCPGLVKVFKAKILNPEPFRYFKEVCRAIIKERRQQQRRHEDFLQLMMDAQEGTLIDAVEPAPGKERTEIFDLDSDVKNSVTFVTRALSEDEALAQCVQFFVAAHDGLSTVLACAAYLLGFNPEAQEKLRIEADECFTAHGKNPSLDVISKLPYLNCVVSETMRLYPPAPRIDRTASKEYIMGVTGIRVPKDSIVTVPIYAMHRDPEFFPDPEKFIPERFSPENAASIRPYSYLPFGAGPRNCIGMRMALQTVKLCLLHSVHTVQFVPAKNTEERLEFVKGMGILKPKKVTVGIIKR; this is encoded by the exons atggagTTGTTAAACCTGCCACAGTGGCTGGTCCTGGCTGCGACTGCCGGTGTTCTGCTTTACCT GTATGCAGCCAGAAACAGCAGCTACTGGAAGAAGCAAGGTGTGGTCCACGAGAAGTTTTCTTGGCTGTTTGGGCCAGCGACCGGCATTCTGTTCAAG CTGCTCGATTTTTTCGAGCCGATTTTGGACAACATGATGGCCACAGCTCCCGTAGACCTCTGGAGAAAGATAAGGCCCTCGTCAAGTCCTGCTTTCACGGCGGCAAAAATGCGCAGG ATGAACGACTTGATTCAGGAATGTGCCAAAGTCGCATCCGGGCACCTCAAGAAAGCCGCTGAGGAGGAAAAAGACTTGGATGTGAAGCG ATTCTATGGCTATTACGCACTGGACGTGATAGCGAAGTGCGCTTTCGGGACCGAGCTTGACTCGCACAAGGATGCAGGCAGCGAGTTTGTGACGAATGCTTCGAAAGCATTCTCTGGCAGCATAAACCTGGCGGTGATATTATTCG TTTTGTGCCCTGGCCTAGTGAAAGTATTCAAGGCTAAAATTCTAAACCCCGAGCCATTTCGGTATTTCAAAGAGGTCTGCAGGGCAATTATTAAAGAAAGAAGGCAGCAACAGCGA CGTCACGAAGACTTCTTGCAACTCATGATGGATGCCCAGGAAGGAACTCTCATCGACGCAGTTGAACCTGCGCCCGGAAAAGAGCGCACCGAAATATTCGACCTTGATTCTGACGTCAAGAACAGCGTAACGTTTGTCACAAGAG CATTGTCTGAAGACGAAGCCCTGGCTCAATGCGTACAGTTCTTTGTCGCCGCCCACGACGGCCTTTCTACCGTCCTCGCCTGCGCTGCCTACCTCCTCGGATTTAATCCCGAAGCCCAGGAAAAGCTTCGCATTGAAGCGGATGAATGCTTCACCGCTCAC GGAAAGAACCCAAGTCTCGACGTCATCTCTAAACTGCCTTACCTGAACTGTGTCGTATCGGAGACCATGAGGCTGTATCCGCCGGCCCCACG AATTGACAGGACAGCGTCTAAAGAGTACATTATGGGCGTCACAGGAATCAGGGTTCCCAAGGACAGCATCGTCACAGTTCCCATATACGCTATGCACCGTGACCCAGAGTTCTTTCCCGATCCTGAGAAATTCATCCCTGAGAG ATTCAGCCCAGAAAATGCTGCTTCTATACGACCGTACTCGTACCTGCCCTTCGGAGCGGGGCCTCGCAACTGCATCGGCATGCGCATGGCCTTGCAGACCGTCAAGTTGTGTCTTCTTCATTCTGTGCACACCGTACAGTTTGTGCCAGCTAAAAATACAGAG GAACGCCTAGAGTTTGTCAAAGGAATGGGAATCCTCAAACCCAAGAAGGTGACCGTCGGAATCATTAAAAGATGA
- the LOC125758598 gene encoding uncharacterized protein LOC125758598 has translation MGKCFAGTLFIMLMASANHDGIYMWLGHLSFTYTLVGIYLAVHSLFSSLDSTTTVFSVLYYGMGAFLFLAAGIGVFSKGYDGMMGIVIGSFSVALGGIMTVFAVCGSKM, from the exons TGTTTCGCGGGGACGCTGTTCATAATGCTGATGGCGTCCGCCAACCACGACGGCATCTACATGTGGCTGGGCCACCTGAGCTTCACCTACACCCTTGTGGGTATCTACCTGGCGGTGCACAGCCTCTTTAGCTCCCTCGACAGCACCACCACAGTCTTT TCGGTGCTGTACTACGGCATGGGCGCCTTCTTATTTCTGGCCGCAGGCATCGGTGTCTTTTCCAAGGGCTACGATGGCATGATGGGGATCGTCATCGGT AGCTTTTCCGTGGCTCTGGGGGGAATTATGACCGTCTTCGCCGTGTGTGGATCTAAAATGTAG
- the LOC119393662 gene encoding cytochrome P450 3A24 isoform X1, which produces MELLNLPQWLVLAATAGVLLYLYAARNSSYWKKQGVVHEKFSWLFGPATGILFKPVHVLDQERYLKMGRIFGYFEGGRPALSVGEPDIVKLVLVKDFPTLCNRRLLDFFEPILDNMMATAPVDLWRKIRPSSSPAFTAAKMRRMNDLIQECAKVASGHLKKAAEEEKDLDVKRFYGYYALDVIAKCAFGTELDSHKDAGSEFVTNASKAFSGSINLAVILFVLCPGLVKVFKAKILNPEPFRYFKEVCRAIIKERRQQQRRHEDFLQLMMDAQEGTLIDAVEPAPGKERTEIFDLDSDVKNSVTFVTRALSEDEALAQCVQFFVAAHDGLSTVLACAAYLLGFNPEAQEKLRIEADECFTAHGKNPSLDVISKLPYLNCVVSETMRLYPPAPRIDRTASKEYIMGVTGIRVPKDSIVTVPIYAMHRDPEFFPDPEKFIPERFSPENAASIRPYSYLPFGAGPRNCIGMRMALQTVKLCLLHSVHTVQFVPAKNTEERLEFVKGMGILKPKKVTVGIIKR; this is translated from the exons atggagTTGTTAAACCTGCCACAGTGGCTGGTCCTGGCTGCGACTGCCGGTGTTCTGCTTTACCT GTATGCAGCCAGAAACAGCAGCTACTGGAAGAAGCAAGGTGTGGTCCACGAGAAGTTTTCTTGGCTGTTTGGGCCAGCGACCGGCATTCTGTTCAAG CCTGTGCACGTTCTGGATCAAGAACGCTACCTGAAGATGGGAAGAATATTTGG ATATTTTGAAGGAGGCAGGCCAGCATTATCTGTTGGCGAGCCAGACATTGTAAAGCTCGTGCTCGTGAAGGACTTTCCGACGCTGTGCAACAGGCGG CTGCTCGATTTTTTCGAGCCGATTTTGGACAACATGATGGCCACAGCTCCCGTAGACCTCTGGAGAAAGATAAGGCCCTCGTCAAGTCCTGCTTTCACGGCGGCAAAAATGCGCAGG ATGAACGACTTGATTCAGGAATGTGCCAAAGTCGCATCCGGGCACCTCAAGAAAGCCGCTGAGGAGGAAAAAGACTTGGATGTGAAGCG ATTCTATGGCTATTACGCACTGGACGTGATAGCGAAGTGCGCTTTCGGGACCGAGCTTGACTCGCACAAGGATGCAGGCAGCGAGTTTGTGACGAATGCTTCGAAAGCATTCTCTGGCAGCATAAACCTGGCGGTGATATTATTCG TTTTGTGCCCTGGCCTAGTGAAAGTATTCAAGGCTAAAATTCTAAACCCCGAGCCATTTCGGTATTTCAAAGAGGTCTGCAGGGCAATTATTAAAGAAAGAAGGCAGCAACAGCGA CGTCACGAAGACTTCTTGCAACTCATGATGGATGCCCAGGAAGGAACTCTCATCGACGCAGTTGAACCTGCGCCCGGAAAAGAGCGCACCGAAATATTCGACCTTGATTCTGACGTCAAGAACAGCGTAACGTTTGTCACAAGAG CATTGTCTGAAGACGAAGCCCTGGCTCAATGCGTACAGTTCTTTGTCGCCGCCCACGACGGCCTTTCTACCGTCCTCGCCTGCGCTGCCTACCTCCTCGGATTTAATCCCGAAGCCCAGGAAAAGCTTCGCATTGAAGCGGATGAATGCTTCACCGCTCAC GGAAAGAACCCAAGTCTCGACGTCATCTCTAAACTGCCTTACCTGAACTGTGTCGTATCGGAGACCATGAGGCTGTATCCGCCGGCCCCACG AATTGACAGGACAGCGTCTAAAGAGTACATTATGGGCGTCACAGGAATCAGGGTTCCCAAGGACAGCATCGTCACAGTTCCCATATACGCTATGCACCGTGACCCAGAGTTCTTTCCCGATCCTGAGAAATTCATCCCTGAGAG ATTCAGCCCAGAAAATGCTGCTTCTATACGACCGTACTCGTACCTGCCCTTCGGAGCGGGGCCTCGCAACTGCATCGGCATGCGCATGGCCTTGCAGACCGTCAAGTTGTGTCTTCTTCATTCTGTGCACACCGTACAGTTTGTGCCAGCTAAAAATACAGAG GAACGCCTAGAGTTTGTCAAAGGAATGGGAATCCTCAAACCCAAGAAGGTGACCGTCGGAATCATTAAAAGATGA